In Thermomicrobiales bacterium, the DNA window CATGCCCCTCTGCTACTACCGGCCACGCGAGGCCGCACATTCAAACCAGATTCTCGGCTGGGTCGATGCCGAAACAGAACAGATCACCCCACTGGACTCGTCACTCGCCGACCTCCTGGAGATGGGCGGCGAGCAGCGTCACGAGCAAATCAATGATGAGATCGCAGCAGCCGGTGCCACGATTGCGTTGAGAGACGCGCACTTGCTGCCACCCGTTGATGAGCAGGAGATCTGGGCGGCTGGGGTCACCTACGAGCGATCACGCGATGCGCGGATGGAAGAGTCGCAGACCGACGATATCTACGATCGTGTCTACGATGCTGAACGGCCGGAAGTGTTCTTCAAGGCCCCGGCCTATCGCTGCGTGGGTCCGTGGGATCAGGTAGCGATTCGCCACGATTCTGGCTGGAACGTCCCCGAACCTGAACTGGCCGTCATCATCGACGGTCACGGTGAGGTGGCCGGATACACGATCGGCAACGATGTCTCGTCGCGCTCGATCGAGGGTGAGAATCCGCTCTATCTCCCGCAGGCCAAGGTCTACACCGCGAGTTGTGCTATGGGTCCCTGGATCATGCTGCCGCACGAGTTGCCGGACCCGGGCAACGTCGCGATCTCGATGCGTATCGAGCGGGACGGGGAAGCGATCTGGTCCGGCGAAACGTCGACAGCGCGAATGCACAGAACCCTGGACGATCTCGTCGACTGCCTCTTTGCGGCGCTCGAATTTCCGGTCGGTGTCGTGCTGCTGACCGGCACCGGCCTGGTGCCGCCAGCCGAATTCACGCTTGAACCGAACG includes these proteins:
- a CDS encoding fumarylacetoacetate hydrolase family protein, producing MPLCYYRPREAAHSNQILGWVDAETEQITPLDSSLADLLEMGGEQRHEQINDEIAAAGATIALRDAHLLPPVDEQEIWAAGVTYERSRDARMEESQTDDIYDRVYDAERPEVFFKAPAYRCVGPWDQVAIRHDSGWNVPEPELAVIIDGHGEVAGYTIGNDVSSRSIEGENPLYLPQAKVYTASCAMGPWIMLPHELPDPGNVAISMRIERDGEAIWSGETSTARMHRTLDDLVDCLFAALEFPVGVVLLTGTGLVPPAEFTLEPNDLVHIELEGIGTLTNHVRRLPQRQRAQ